One genomic window of Niveibacterium sp. SC-1 includes the following:
- a CDS encoding deoxyguanosinetriphosphate triphosphohydrolase, whose translation MSAGLAAYAVAEHNSRGRARVEPAPEGRGEFQRDRDRIVHSTAFRRLEYKTQVFVNHEGDLFRTRLTHSIEVAQIARAIARALRVNEDLSEAIAYAHDLGHTPFGHAGQDALNECMKGHGGFEHNLQSLRTVELLEDRYAEFDGLNLMFETREGILKHCSPRNAALLGALGERFLNKTQASIEAQLNNYADEIAYNNHDIDDGLRSGLITLEQIEDVGLVAEHLRAVRARYPGLNERRLIHETVRRLINAQTLDLIRTTEAAIREAGVETLADVRAASRLVGFSAAMHEALRPLKVFLREQLYWHYRVLREMNKAQRIIRELFEAFMAEPRLLPPQYLQRSREDKPRAIADYIAGMTDRYAMKEHRRLFSVGEP comes from the coding sequence ATGAGTGCGGGTCTGGCCGCTTACGCCGTCGCCGAACACAACTCCCGTGGCCGTGCGCGCGTGGAGCCTGCGCCGGAGGGACGCGGCGAGTTCCAGCGCGACCGCGATCGCATCGTCCATTCGACGGCTTTCCGACGCCTCGAATACAAGACCCAGGTCTTCGTGAATCATGAAGGCGATCTCTTTCGCACACGGCTGACCCACAGCATCGAGGTTGCACAGATCGCCCGCGCGATCGCCCGCGCGCTACGGGTGAACGAGGACTTGTCCGAAGCAATCGCCTACGCCCACGACCTTGGCCATACCCCTTTTGGCCACGCCGGTCAGGACGCGCTCAACGAGTGCATGAAGGGTCACGGCGGCTTCGAACACAATCTGCAGTCGCTGCGGACGGTGGAGCTGCTCGAAGACCGTTATGCGGAGTTCGATGGCCTGAACCTGATGTTCGAGACGCGGGAAGGCATCCTCAAGCACTGCTCTCCGCGCAATGCGGCACTGCTGGGGGCCCTCGGCGAGCGCTTTCTCAACAAGACGCAGGCCTCGATCGAGGCGCAGCTGAACAACTACGCCGACGAGATCGCCTACAACAACCACGACATCGATGACGGGCTGCGTTCCGGCCTGATCACGCTCGAGCAAATCGAGGACGTCGGCTTGGTTGCTGAACATCTGCGGGCGGTGCGGGCTCGCTATCCCGGCTTGAACGAACGGCGCCTGATCCATGAGACCGTGCGACGCTTGATCAATGCCCAGACTCTGGACCTGATCCGGACGACCGAAGCGGCCATCCGGGAGGCAGGCGTCGAGACGCTCGCCGACGTCCGCGCGGCGTCACGCCTTGTCGGCTTCTCCGCCGCGATGCATGAGGCGCTGCGACCACTGAAGGTCTTCCTGCGCGAACAGCTCTACTGGCACTACCGTGTACTGCGCGAGATGAACAAAGCGCAGCGGATCATCCGCGAACTCTTCGAGGCCTTCATGGCCGAGCCGCGCCTGCTGCCGCCGCAATACCTGCAGCGCTCGCGCGAGGACAAGCCGCGCGCCATTGCCGACTACATCGCCGGGATG
- the aroB gene encoding 3-dehydroquinate synthase, whose translation MRSVEVNLGSRAYPIRIGRALLGQGELLLPYLKTRKAVIVSNEVVAPLYADTLQSALEAVGVKATRIVLPDGEAHKDWPALNQIFDALLSQHAERSTTLIALGGGVTGDITGFAAATYQRGMPFIQIPTTLLAQVDSSVGGKTAINHPLGKNMIGAFYQPRLVLADIATLDTLPDRELKAGLAEVIKYGLIRDLPFFEWLEANMDALLARDPAALTYAVERSCENKAEVVIADETEQGERATLNLGHTFGHAIETGLGYGVWLHGEAIAAGTIMALDLSRRLGWLRDEDVERATRLFVRAGLPVRGPALGADRYIALMRHDKKVAEGKLRLILLKALGRAVIDGSASDQAIAAAIEAHCE comes from the coding sequence ATGCGCAGCGTCGAAGTGAATCTGGGAAGCCGCGCCTATCCGATCCGGATCGGACGCGCTCTGTTGGGGCAAGGCGAGCTTCTGCTGCCGTATCTGAAGACGCGCAAGGCCGTGATCGTCAGCAACGAGGTCGTGGCCCCCCTCTATGCCGACACGCTCCAGTCTGCCCTCGAAGCTGTCGGCGTCAAGGCCACGCGGATCGTCCTGCCCGACGGAGAAGCTCACAAGGACTGGCCCGCGCTGAACCAGATTTTTGACGCGCTGCTTTCGCAGCATGCGGAGCGGTCGACCACGCTGATCGCTCTGGGCGGCGGCGTCACGGGGGACATCACGGGCTTCGCGGCCGCGACCTATCAGCGCGGCATGCCCTTCATCCAGATCCCGACGACGCTGTTGGCGCAGGTGGACTCCTCGGTAGGGGGCAAGACGGCGATCAACCATCCGCTCGGCAAAAACATGATCGGCGCCTTCTACCAGCCGCGGCTGGTCCTGGCCGATATCGCCACGCTGGACACGCTGCCGGATCGCGAACTCAAGGCCGGTCTCGCCGAAGTGATCAAGTACGGTCTCATCCGCGACCTGCCCTTCTTCGAATGGCTGGAAGCGAACATGGATGCGCTGCTCGCGCGCGATCCCGCTGCGCTCACCTACGCTGTCGAGCGCTCCTGCGAGAACAAGGCCGAGGTGGTGATCGCTGATGAGACCGAGCAGGGCGAGCGCGCCACGCTCAATCTCGGCCACACCTTCGGTCACGCGATCGAGACTGGGCTGGGCTATGGCGTCTGGCTGCACGGCGAGGCGATCGCGGCCGGCACGATCATGGCGCTGGACCTCTCGCGTCGCCTCGGTTGGCTCAGGGACGAGGACGTCGAGCGGGCAACACGCTTGTTTGTCCGGGCCGGATTGCCGGTACGCGGTCCTGCGCTGGGGGCCGATCGCTATATCGCCCTGATGCGTCACGACAAGAAGGTGGCGGAAGGCAAGCTTCGGCTCATCCTGCTCAAGGCACTGGGGCGTGCGGTGATCGACGGTTCGGCCTCTGACCAGGCAATTGCCGCGGCGATCGAAGCGCACTGCGAATGA
- a CDS encoding shikimate kinase, translating into MEKARNIVLVGLMGSGKTTVGKALARKLGVPFVDSDHEIEARTGVRIPTIFEVEGEIGFRRRESQMVAELCARDGIVIATGGGAVMDPENRRVMRADAWVVYLDVPVKLLYERTRHDENRPLLQVADPLAKLESLRAQRDPLYREVADFVLDGGRYHSNQAVQRLFKEWEARCAASK; encoded by the coding sequence GTGGAGAAGGCGCGTAATATCGTTCTGGTGGGCCTGATGGGGTCCGGCAAAACCACGGTGGGGAAGGCTCTCGCGCGCAAGCTGGGGGTGCCGTTCGTGGATTCCGATCATGAGATCGAGGCGCGTACCGGCGTGCGCATCCCGACGATCTTTGAGGTCGAGGGCGAGATCGGTTTTCGAAGGCGCGAGTCCCAGATGGTGGCCGAGCTGTGCGCGCGCGACGGCATCGTGATTGCCACCGGCGGTGGCGCGGTCATGGATCCCGAGAACCGCCGCGTAATGCGCGCCGACGCCTGGGTCGTGTATCTCGACGTGCCGGTGAAGCTGCTCTATGAGCGCACCCGCCATGATGAGAACCGTCCGCTGCTTCAGGTGGCGGATCCTCTCGCGAAGCTCGAATCGCTGCGCGCCCAGCGCGATCCACTCTACCGGGAGGTCGCAGATTTCGTGCTGGACGGCGGACGCTATCACTCGAACCAGGCCGTGCAAAGACTGTTCAAGGAATGGGAGGCCCGATGCGCAGCGTCGAAGTGA
- the pilQ gene encoding type IV pilus secretin PilQ, translated as MSLYRRISAALLAIGLACLATLAQAADEASNSIEALNVARQGSAVILKVTLRKPLSGTLGSFSVANPARVAIDFPDTGNGTGRSSQVFNEGDLRSANIVQAGDRTRLVLNLAQTVAYETRTEDRSVIITLSGAPAAVTGTSQTAKFAEVSGSKSDHAIRDINFRRGRDGEGRIVVDLSDAGAGIDIRQQGSTLVVDFLKTSVPDALRKRLDVTDFATPVLSVATQAIGQNTRMVITPKGLWEHNAYQTDTQLVVEVKPVTEDPKKLVQGTRQKYGGEKLSLNFQNIDVRAVLQVIADFTNFNIITSDSVNGSLTLRLKDVPWDQALDIILQAKSLDMRKNGNVIWIAPRDELATRERLDFEARQQISELEPLRTESFQINYHKAGAVAAFLRKQDQTILSKRGSVVVDERTNKLFVSDIAGRLDDVRAVVAEIDVPVRQVLIEAQIVEAGDNFTRNLGVRLGFGGNGGGIVGTTSDGRQVGRYTFGNGIAQTGYAAGLVENKPDNLLSVLGVNLPAASISGSQPGQLSFVLWNSNATRFLALEISALEQDGRGKVISRPRVMTADQVEALIEQGVEIPYQQATSSGATSVSFRKANLALRVKPQITPDGKVMMSLDVNKDTPNTSLSTSSGIAIDTKHVKTEVLVENGGTVVIGGIYTQNSRNLTNKIPFLGDIPVAGYLFRDNQRIDEKTELLVFITPRIVNEQAAQAR; from the coding sequence ATGAGTCTGTATCGTCGAATTTCCGCTGCCCTGCTGGCGATCGGCCTGGCATGCCTGGCGACGCTGGCGCAGGCAGCCGATGAGGCTTCTAACAGCATTGAAGCGCTCAATGTTGCGCGCCAAGGCAGCGCAGTCATTCTCAAGGTGACCCTGCGCAAGCCGCTCAGCGGCACGCTCGGCAGCTTCAGCGTCGCCAATCCGGCACGCGTTGCAATTGACTTCCCGGACACGGGCAACGGCACCGGCCGTAGTTCGCAGGTGTTCAACGAAGGCGATCTGCGCAGCGCGAATATTGTGCAGGCGGGCGATCGCACGCGCTTGGTGCTCAACCTGGCGCAGACCGTGGCCTACGAGACCCGAACCGAAGACCGCAGCGTGATCATCACGCTGTCGGGCGCCCCGGCCGCCGTGACCGGGACCTCGCAAACTGCCAAGTTCGCAGAGGTCTCGGGCTCCAAGTCCGATCACGCGATTCGCGATATCAACTTCCGCCGGGGTCGTGACGGCGAAGGGCGGATCGTCGTCGATCTGTCCGACGCGGGCGCTGGCATCGATATCCGGCAACAAGGCAGCACCTTGGTCGTTGATTTTCTCAAGACCTCCGTGCCTGACGCCCTGCGCAAGCGCCTGGACGTCACCGATTTCGCGACGCCGGTGCTTTCCGTGGCGACTCAGGCGATCGGCCAGAACACGCGCATGGTGATCACGCCGAAGGGGCTCTGGGAGCACAACGCCTACCAGACGGATACGCAGCTCGTGGTTGAGGTCAAGCCGGTGACGGAAGACCCCAAGAAGCTGGTGCAGGGCACGCGGCAGAAGTACGGCGGCGAGAAGCTCTCGCTGAACTTCCAGAATATCGACGTTCGCGCCGTGCTTCAGGTGATTGCAGACTTCACCAACTTCAACATCATCACCAGCGATTCAGTGAACGGCAGTCTGACGCTCCGGCTCAAGGATGTGCCTTGGGATCAGGCGCTGGACATCATTCTGCAGGCCAAGAGCCTAGACATGCGCAAGAACGGAAACGTCATCTGGATCGCTCCGCGTGATGAACTGGCAACCCGCGAGCGTCTGGACTTCGAAGCGCGTCAGCAGATTTCCGAGCTTGAACCGCTGCGCACTGAAAGCTTCCAGATCAACTATCACAAGGCGGGCGCTGTTGCCGCGTTCCTGCGCAAACAGGACCAGACGATCCTGTCCAAGCGCGGCAGCGTTGTCGTCGACGAGCGCACCAACAAGCTCTTCGTCTCGGACATCGCCGGCCGTCTCGACGACGTGCGTGCCGTGGTCGCCGAGATCGATGTGCCGGTACGCCAGGTGCTAATCGAGGCGCAGATCGTCGAAGCGGGCGACAACTTCACCCGCAATCTCGGTGTGCGTCTGGGTTTTGGCGGCAACGGCGGCGGCATCGTCGGCACCACCAGCGACGGTCGTCAAGTCGGCCGCTATACGTTCGGCAACGGTATTGCCCAGACCGGCTATGCCGCGGGCCTCGTCGAGAACAAGCCGGACAACCTCCTGAGCGTGCTCGGGGTGAACCTTCCGGCCGCGTCGATTTCGGGCTCACAACCGGGACAGCTGTCCTTTGTGTTGTGGAATAGCAATGCGACACGCTTCCTGGCGCTCGAGATCTCCGCTCTTGAGCAGGACGGTCGTGGCAAGGTCATCTCGCGTCCGCGTGTGATGACGGCTGATCAGGTCGAGGCGCTGATCGAGCAGGGTGTCGAAATTCCCTATCAGCAGGCGACAAGTTCTGGCGCTACCAGCGTTTCCTTCCGCAAGGCCAATCTGGCGCTCCGGGTGAAGCCGCAGATCACGCCTGACGGCAAAGTCATGATGTCGCTGGATGTCAATAAGGACACTCCGAACACGAGCCTGTCAACAAGTAGCGGTATCGCGATCGACACCAAACACGTCAAGACCGAAGTGCTTGTCGAAAACGGCGGTACCGTCGTGATCGGCGGGATCTATACGCAAAACTCGCGCAACCTTACTAACAAGATTCCGTTCCTCGGCGACATTCCGGTGGCGGGTTACCTGTTCCGTGACAATCAGCGCATTGACGAGAAGACCGAACTACTGGTTTTCATCACCCCGCGGATCGTTAACGAACAGGCTGCGCAGGCGCGCTAA
- a CDS encoding pilus assembly protein PilP, giving the protein MKLRLALLLLGSIVLAGCSGDEHSDLKQWMAESSKDLRGRVPPLPQIKTFPVVDYESGELPDPFTLVKLDTSKLAGASGPKPDLNRRKEPLEAFPLETLRMVGLLDMKSKPVAIVSADKTLFQVRVGNYMGQNFGVVTKITENEITLKELVEDANGDWVERMSTLLLQDQEAKK; this is encoded by the coding sequence ATGAAGCTCAGACTTGCTTTGCTGCTGCTGGGGTCGATCGTTCTTGCCGGCTGCTCAGGTGACGAACACAGCGATCTCAAGCAATGGATGGCGGAATCGTCGAAGGATCTGCGCGGCCGCGTGCCGCCGCTGCCGCAGATCAAGACCTTCCCGGTTGTTGACTATGAGTCGGGTGAATTGCCGGACCCCTTCACTCTGGTGAAGCTGGATACGTCGAAGCTGGCTGGGGCTTCGGGCCCGAAGCCAGATCTGAATCGTCGCAAGGAGCCGCTTGAGGCTTTCCCGCTCGAGACCTTGCGCATGGTGGGCCTGCTTGACATGAAGAGTAAGCCGGTAGCAATCGTTTCGGCCGACAAGACGCTGTTCCAGGTGCGGGTCGGAAATTACATGGGCCAGAACTTCGGCGTGGTGACGAAGATCACCGAGAACGAGATCACGCTGAAAGAGCTGGTTGAAGACGCGAATGGGGATTGGGTGGAACGCATGAGCACGCTGTTGCTGCAGGATCAGGAGGCGAAGAAATGA
- a CDS encoding type 4a pilus biogenesis protein PilO, giving the protein MSEAVVKRPKGIQLDRLAQDFRGLDPNDPGLWPLAPRIAALILILVVVLAAAWWFDWRAQGETLDQKHQEEAQLKEEWLGKKRQAVNLDEYKKQLAEIDRQFGALLKQLPSRTEMENLLVDVNQAGLGRGLKFELWKPGAEQLRDFYAEVPVAIRVSGNFHDMGNFVGDVAKLPRIVTLNDMKMEYGKDGALKFDANAVTYRYLDDDEVAKQKKLKAEAAKAAGKK; this is encoded by the coding sequence ATGAGCGAAGCGGTCGTAAAGCGCCCCAAGGGCATACAGCTCGACCGGCTGGCTCAGGATTTTCGCGGGCTGGACCCGAATGATCCTGGGCTCTGGCCTCTCGCGCCGCGGATCGCGGCGCTGATCCTGATTCTGGTTGTCGTGCTGGCTGCCGCCTGGTGGTTTGACTGGCGTGCCCAAGGCGAAACGCTGGATCAGAAGCATCAGGAAGAGGCTCAGCTCAAAGAGGAATGGCTGGGCAAGAAGCGCCAGGCGGTTAATCTGGACGAGTACAAGAAGCAGCTCGCAGAAATCGACCGCCAGTTCGGCGCCTTGCTGAAGCAGTTGCCGAGCAGGACTGAAATGGAAAACCTGCTGGTCGACGTCAACCAGGCGGGATTGGGGCGAGGCCTGAAGTTCGAGCTCTGGAAGCCGGGTGCGGAGCAGCTGCGCGATTTCTATGCCGAAGTGCCGGTGGCTATTCGCGTCAGCGGCAATTTCCATGACATGGGCAACTTCGTTGGTGATGTTGCCAAGCTTCCCCGGATCGTCACGCTCAACGACATGAAGATGGAATACGGTAAGGACGGCGCGCTGAAGTTCGATGCGAATGCCGTTACCTATCGTTATCTTGATGACGATGAGGTGGCCAAGCAGAAGAAACTGAAGGCCGAGGCCGCGAAGGCCGCGGGCAAGAAGTGA
- a CDS encoding PilN domain-containing protein — translation MIRINLLPHREEARRHRRQQFYALAVVAVIAAAVVALAVHTWYASRIESQQSDNDFLRSEMVRLDKDIAEIKRLKEQTQALLSRKQVIELLQSHRAETVHVMNELARQTPEGIMLGGVQQKGLTITLIGLSQSNARVSTFMRNLDASPIFEKPDLVVIRVPESKDLEQAKKIPAGRQIYYFELKVSIERAPTEEEKAAAEGKPGQSAPVAGGQK, via the coding sequence ATGATCCGCATCAACCTCCTGCCGCACCGCGAAGAGGCGCGTCGGCATCGTAGGCAGCAGTTCTATGCGCTGGCTGTTGTAGCTGTGATCGCAGCCGCCGTCGTCGCGCTGGCGGTGCATACCTGGTACGCCAGCCGCATCGAATCGCAGCAGTCGGACAATGACTTCCTACGCAGCGAAATGGTGCGCCTGGACAAGGACATCGCTGAGATCAAGCGCCTGAAGGAGCAGACGCAGGCCTTGCTGTCGCGCAAGCAGGTGATCGAGCTGCTGCAAAGCCATCGGGCGGAGACGGTTCACGTCATGAACGAACTGGCCCGCCAGACCCCGGAAGGCATCATGCTGGGCGGCGTGCAGCAGAAGGGGCTGACCATCACCTTGATCGGTCTCTCCCAGTCAAACGCGCGCGTGTCGACCTTCATGCGCAATCTCGACGCCTCGCCGATTTTCGAGAAACCGGATCTGGTGGTAATCCGCGTTCCCGAGTCGAAGGATCTTGAGCAAGCCAAGAAGATTCCGGCAGGGCGCCAGATCTACTACTTCGAGCTCAAAGTGAGCATCGAGCGCGCTCCGACCGAAGAAGAAAAAGCCGCGGCCGAAGGCAAGCCCGGTCAGTCCGCACCGGTCGCAGGGGGACAAAAATGA
- a CDS encoding pilus assembly protein PilM, translating to MIDVSSLFGGKARPLIGLDISSSAVKLVELADVNGRQRRLERYAIEPLPREAVSDGNIAQLDVVADAVRRAWKRMQTTTRQVSAALPAGAVITKKIILPAGLRETEMEVQVESEANQYIPFAIEEVNLDFQVLGTAPGTEDEVEVLIAASRKEKVEDRVAVAEAAGLKPVVMDVESFASQAALDLVRAQLPEGGKNRIVALVDAGANMLKTTVFRNEQQLYSREQPFGGNQLTQDVARHYGMNVDEAESAKRTGSLPENYEVELLRPFMDSLALEVSRALQFFFTSTTFNQVDHVILAGGCAVIPGLDQVVAGRTQVPTMTANPFAGMQLSQRIRPKSLSADAPALMVATGLALRRFDE from the coding sequence GTGATCGACGTCTCTTCTCTGTTCGGTGGCAAAGCGCGTCCGCTGATCGGTCTGGACATCTCGTCCTCGGCCGTAAAGCTGGTCGAACTGGCCGATGTGAATGGGCGCCAGCGAAGGCTGGAGCGCTATGCCATCGAGCCGCTGCCACGCGAAGCTGTCAGCGACGGCAATATTGCGCAACTCGATGTCGTGGCCGATGCGGTCCGAAGGGCATGGAAGCGCATGCAGACCACCACTCGTCAGGTCTCGGCGGCGTTGCCCGCCGGGGCGGTGATCACCAAAAAGATCATCCTGCCCGCCGGCCTGCGCGAGACCGAAATGGAAGTCCAGGTTGAGTCAGAGGCCAACCAGTACATTCCGTTCGCAATCGAGGAAGTGAACCTGGACTTCCAGGTGCTGGGCACTGCGCCCGGTACCGAGGATGAAGTCGAAGTTCTCATCGCGGCCTCCCGCAAGGAGAAGGTCGAGGACCGGGTCGCAGTCGCCGAAGCCGCTGGTTTGAAGCCGGTGGTGATGGACGTCGAGTCCTTCGCCTCACAGGCGGCACTCGATCTGGTGCGGGCCCAGCTTCCCGAAGGCGGCAAGAACCGCATCGTGGCGCTGGTCGATGCTGGCGCGAACATGCTCAAGACCACGGTCTTCCGCAACGAGCAGCAGCTGTATTCCCGCGAGCAGCCTTTCGGCGGCAATCAGCTGACTCAGGACGTGGCGCGCCACTACGGCATGAACGTCGATGAGGCCGAGTCCGCCAAGCGTACGGGTAGCCTGCCGGAGAACTACGAGGTCGAGTTGCTGCGTCCCTTCATGGACAGCCTCGCGCTGGAAGTGTCGCGGGCGCTGCAGTTCTTCTTCACCTCGACCACCTTCAACCAGGTCGATCACGTGATTCTCGCGGGTGGTTGCGCGGTCATTCCAGGTCTCGATCAGGTCGTGGCCGGACGCACGCAGGTGCCGACCATGACTGCCAATCCCTTCGCCGGAATGCAGCTCTCCCAGCGCATTCGGCCCAAGAGCTTGTCCGCCGATGCGCCGGCCTTGATGGTCGCGACCGGTCTTGCGCTGCGGAGGTTTGACGAATGA
- a CDS encoding penicillin-binding protein 1A — translation MRTTAYVFGILVGLVLLVVASLGIAVAFAWPKLPELESLTDYQPRIPLRVYSADGKLIGEFGEERRTFTKIKDVPDPLKHAILAAEDDSFYQHSGVDFAGFARAAATNLLSGGKSQGASTITMQVARNFFLSREKSYSRKLYEVLLALKIEKNLSKDQILEIYFNQIYLGQRAYGFAAAAQTYFGKNLPQLTVAESAMLAGLPKAPSAYNPVSNPARAQLRQHYVLRRMLELGFIDSATHQKALEEKLQVLRGSNGQIRAVVPVHAEYVAEMARQLAYEQYKDAAYTAGIKVITTIKSSDQEAAYAAVRRGLLDYERRHAYRGAESYVDLTGIQSDKDEALDVLLDDIPDNGEMLPAIVLDASPKGIKLFKRGGEIIELGKDQLRFVSRMLADNAPPNKRLRPGAVVRIAARDKTWDIVQTPEVEGGLISVDPDTGAVRALVGGFDFNRNKFNHVTQAWRQPGSSFKPFIYSAALEKGFGPSSVVDDAPLTFSSGQTGSQPWSPKNYDGKYEGPMTLRTALAKSKNLVSIRILNSIGAGYAQDYIGRFGFDPDKHPAYLTMALGAGSVTMWQMAQAYSVFANGGYRIQPFIVSEIQDQFGKTLARVPVTKAGDNAPRVLDPRNAFLMDSLMRDVVRRGTAAKALALKRSDLAGKTGTTNDYVDAWFCGYQPSLVAISWIGYDTPRNLGSGETGGAAALPTWIAYMGKALQGVPESAPTPPSGLTAITTSDGRQDWVYEERMGMPPPPEVVSAPEAPAPASDASAPLYLGPSQTANQPGQAGQLVPN, via the coding sequence ATGAGAACCACCGCCTACGTTTTTGGCATTCTTGTTGGACTTGTCCTTCTTGTCGTCGCCTCCCTCGGTATCGCAGTCGCCTTTGCCTGGCCAAAGCTGCCCGAGCTGGAGTCGCTGACCGACTACCAACCGCGCATCCCACTCCGCGTCTATTCCGCCGATGGCAAGCTCATCGGCGAGTTCGGCGAGGAGCGACGCACCTTCACCAAGATCAAGGACGTCCCCGACCCCCTGAAGCACGCCATCCTGGCGGCCGAGGACGACAGCTTCTATCAGCACTCCGGCGTCGATTTCGCGGGCTTTGCCCGCGCCGCCGCCACCAACCTGCTCTCCGGCGGCAAGAGCCAGGGCGCGAGCACGATCACCATGCAGGTCGCCCGCAACTTCTTCCTGTCACGGGAGAAGAGCTACAGCCGCAAGCTCTACGAGGTGCTGCTCGCGCTCAAGATCGAGAAGAACTTGAGCAAGGACCAGATCCTCGAGATCTACTTCAACCAGATCTACCTCGGGCAGCGTGCCTACGGCTTCGCAGCTGCCGCACAGACCTATTTCGGCAAAAATCTGCCGCAGTTGACGGTTGCCGAGTCTGCGATGCTCGCCGGACTGCCCAAGGCGCCCTCCGCTTACAACCCGGTGAGCAATCCGGCGCGCGCGCAGTTGCGTCAGCACTATGTGCTGCGACGCATGCTCGAACTTGGCTTCATCGACTCGGCGACGCACCAGAAAGCACTGGAAGAAAAGCTCCAGGTCCTGCGCGGCAGCAACGGCCAGATCCGCGCAGTCGTCCCGGTGCATGCCGAATACGTCGCCGAGATGGCGCGCCAGCTCGCCTACGAGCAATACAAGGACGCGGCCTACACCGCCGGGATCAAGGTCATCACCACGATCAAGTCGAGCGACCAGGAAGCGGCCTATGCAGCCGTGCGGCGCGGCCTGTTGGATTACGAACGCCGCCACGCCTACCGCGGCGCGGAAAGCTATGTAGACCTGACCGGCATCCAGTCGGACAAGGACGAAGCGCTCGACGTCCTGCTCGACGACATCCCCGACAACGGCGAGATGCTGCCGGCGATCGTGCTCGACGCCTCGCCCAAGGGCATCAAGCTCTTCAAGCGCGGCGGCGAGATCATCGAACTGGGCAAGGACCAGTTGCGCTTCGTCTCGCGGATGCTCGCGGACAACGCCCCGCCCAACAAGCGCCTGCGTCCTGGCGCGGTGGTGCGTATCGCGGCCCGCGACAAGACCTGGGACATCGTGCAGACGCCGGAAGTCGAGGGCGGCCTGATCTCGGTCGATCCGGACACCGGCGCAGTGCGCGCGCTGGTGGGCGGCTTCGACTTCAACCGCAACAAGTTCAACCACGTCACCCAGGCCTGGCGTCAGCCGGGTTCGAGCTTCAAGCCCTTCATCTACTCCGCCGCGCTCGAAAAAGGCTTCGGCCCGAGCAGCGTCGTCGACGATGCGCCGCTCACCTTCTCGTCCGGCCAGACCGGCAGCCAGCCCTGGTCGCCCAAGAACTACGACGGCAAGTACGAAGGTCCGATGACGCTGCGCACGGCGCTGGCCAAGTCCAAGAACCTGGTCTCGATCCGCATCCTCAACTCCATCGGTGCGGGCTATGCCCAGGACTACATCGGCCGCTTCGGCTTCGATCCGGACAAGCACCCGGCCTATCTGACGATGGCCCTAGGTGCCGGTTCGGTAACCATGTGGCAGATGGCGCAGGCCTATTCGGTCTTCGCCAACGGCGGCTATCGCATCCAGCCCTTCATCGTGAGCGAGATCCAGGACCAGTTCGGCAAGACGCTGGCACGCGTACCGGTCACCAAGGCGGGCGACAACGCGCCGCGGGTGCTCGATCCGCGCAATGCCTTCCTGATGGACAGCCTGATGCGTGATGTGGTCCGACGTGGCACCGCCGCCAAGGCGCTGGCGCTCAAGCGTTCGGACCTCGCCGGCAAGACGGGCACCACCAACGACTATGTGGATGCGTGGTTCTGCGGCTACCAGCCCAGCCTGGTGGCGATCAGCTGGATCGGCTATGACACCCCGCGCAACCTCGGCTCGGGCGAGACGGGGGGCGCGGCCGCCTTGCCGACCTGGATCGCCTACATGGGCAAGGCATTGCAAGGAGTGCCGGAATCCGCCCCCACCCCGCCCTCGGGCCTGACCGCCATCACCACCAGCGACGGCCGCCAGGACTGGGTCTACGAGGAACGCATGGGCATGCCGCCGCCCCCGGAGGTGGTGAGTGCACCGGAAGCTCCGGCACCGGCATCGGACGCCTCGGCTCCGCTCTACCTGGGGCCGTCCCAGACGGCGAACCAACCCGGACAAGCCGGACAGCTCGTACCGAACTGA
- the cyaY gene encoding iron donor protein CyaY, translating into MDEASFNALAEAELQKIEAAFEAAELDVEVQPGGVLQVEFEDGSQMIINRHSAAREIWVASRLGGFHYRHADGHWIGTRDGEELWAALARLASAQAGEAITLHS; encoded by the coding sequence ATGGACGAAGCCAGCTTCAACGCCCTCGCCGAGGCCGAACTGCAGAAGATCGAAGCCGCCTTCGAGGCCGCCGAGCTGGACGTGGAAGTCCAGCCCGGGGGCGTGTTGCAGGTGGAGTTCGAGGACGGCTCGCAGATGATCATCAACCGCCACAGCGCGGCGCGCGAAATCTGGGTCGCCTCCCGCCTGGGCGGCTTCCACTATCGCCACGCCGATGGCCACTGGATCGGTACCCGCGATGGCGAGGAGCTGTGGGCGGCACTCGCGCGCCTGGCGAGTGCGCAGGCGGGCGAGGCGATCACGCTGCATTCCTGA